The Toxorhynchites rutilus septentrionalis strain SRP chromosome 3, ASM2978413v1, whole genome shotgun sequence genome includes a region encoding these proteins:
- the LOC129776716 gene encoding uncharacterized protein LOC129776716 — protein MKAFIVLSMAVAIASCAAVDESSKKEKRGLWELGHDLNGFDDDHHDHRHHEVKHLHTTITKKVPVPYPVEVEKHVPVEVKVPYPVHVEKKVPVVIEKNVPVYIEKKVPVHVDRPVPYPVEVKVPVYKKEYVEVPKPYAVHVEKPVPVYVHKPVIVEKHVPVTVHIKEHKKHWSLF, from the exons ATGAAG GCGTTTATTGTGTTGTCTATGGCTGTGGCCATTGCTTCCTGTGCGGCAGTTGACGAGTCCTCGAAGAAAGAGAAACGTGGACTCTGGGAGCTCGGACATGATCTTAATGGCTTCGACGATGATCACCATGACCACCGTCATCACGAAGTCAAACATTTGCATACAACCATCACCAAGAAGGTTCCCGTTCCATACCCAGTCGAGGTTGAGAAACACGTGCCAGTCGAAGTGAAGGTTCCATACCCAGTTCACGTTGAAAAGAAAGTCCCGGTTGTGATTGAGAAGAATGTGCCAGTCTACATCGAGAAGAAGGTTCCAGTCCACGTTGATCGCCCGGTGCCATACCCAGTCGAGGTTAAGGTACCAGTCTACAAGAAGGAATACGTTGAAGTGCCAAAACCATACGCAGTTCATGTTGAGAAACCCGTCCCGGTGTATGTCCACAAGCCAGTGATCGTTGAGAAACATGTTCCAGTGACCGTCCACATCAAGGAGCACAAGAAGCACTGGAGTCTGTTCTAG